Proteins encoded together in one Microcebus murinus isolate Inina chromosome 16, M.murinus_Inina_mat1.0, whole genome shotgun sequence window:
- the LOC142861133 gene encoding uncharacterized protein LOC142861133: MSLSLPMSLSLFIVTVDIIVTVDVILIVTVDVIVIVTVDVIVTIVIVTVVIVTVDIIVTVYVIVTVTDIVTVIVTVDVIVTVIVTADVIVTVIVTVDVIVTIDVIVIVTVDVIATVIVIVDVIVIVTVVIVTVDVTVIVTVNVIVTVDVIVIFTVDVIVIVTTDVIITVVIVIVTVDVIVTADVIVTVIVIVTVDVIVTVVIVTVHVIVTVDVIVTVIVIVTVDVIVTVDVIFTADVIVTVIVTVDVTADVIVTVVIVTVDVIVTVKVIFDVIVTVIVIVDVIVTVDVTVHVIVIVTVDVIVTVTVDVIVTVDIIVTVDVIVTADVIVTVVIVTADVIVTVVIVTVDVTADVIVTVVIATVEVIVTVDFIVTVDVIVTVIVTVDVIVIVNVDVIVIVNVNVIVIVTVDVIVTVDVIVIVTVDVIVTVDVIVTVVIVTVIVTVDVIVTVDVIVTDDVIVTVVLVTVDDTVDVIVTVIVTVDVIATVIVTVDVTADVIVTVVIVTVDVIVTVKVIFDVIVTVIVIVDVIVTVDVTVHVIVIVTVDVIVTVTVDVIVIVNVTVTVDVIVTVDIIVTVDVIVTADVIVTVVIVTADVIVTVVIVTVDVTADVIVTVVIATVDVTADVIVTVVIATVEVIVTVDFIVTVDVIVTVIVTVDVIVIVNVDVIVIVNVNVIVIVTVDVIVTVDVIVIVTVDVIVTVDVIVTVVIVTVIVTVDVIVTVDVIVTDDVIVTVVLVTVDDTVDVIVTVIVTVDVIATVIVTVNVIVTVIVIVTVDVIVTADVIVTVIVIVTVDVIFTVNVTVTVIVTVDVIITVDVIVTVIVTVDVIVTVVVIVTADVIVTFVIVTVDVTADVIVIVVIVTVDVTVDVMVTVYVIVDVIVTVHVIATVIVTVDVIVTVIVIVTGDVIVTADVIATVIVIVNVDVIVTIDVIVTVDVICSVTIRRARRGSRGVTPTLSTHLHAWQPSPLHGAFSCPKLQHRSQATAGMASGLSGLRQGSGLWEPTRWRKTRESERGGSSGRIPGCHF, encoded by the coding sequence atgtcattgtcactgccgatgtcattatCACTtttcattgtcactgtcgatatcattgtcactgtcgatgtcattctcattgtcactgtcgatgtcattgtcattgtcactgtcgatgtcattgtaactattgtcattgtcactgttgtcattgtcactgtagaTATCATTGTCACTGTTTATGTAATTGTCACTGTCACTGACATTGTCACtgtgattgtcactgtcgatgtaattgtcactgtcattgtcactgctgatgtcattgtcactgtcattgtcactgttgatgtcattgtcactatTGATGTTATTGTCATTGTCACCGTTGATGTCATTGcaactgtcattgtcattgtagatgtcattgtcattgtcactgttgtcattgtcactgtcgatgtcactgtcattgtcactgtcaatgtcattgtcactgtcgatgtcattgtcattttcactgttgatgtcattgtcattgtcactaccgatgtcattatcactgttgtcattgtcattgttactgttgatgttattgtcactgccgatgtaattgtcactgtcattgtcattgtcactgtcgatgtcattgtcactgttgtcattgtcactgtccatgtcattgtcactgttgatgtgattgtcactgtcattgtgattgtcactgttgatgttattgtcactgtagatgtcattttcactgccgatgtcattgtcactgtcattgtcactgtcgatgtcactgctgatgtcattgtcactgttgtcattgtcactgtcgatgtcattgtcaccgtCAAAGTCATttttgatgtcattgtcactgtcattgtcattgtcgatgtcattgtcactgttgatgtcactgtccatgtcattgtcattgtcactgttgatgttattgtcactgtcactgtcgatgtcattgtcactgttgatatcattGTCAcagtcgatgtcattgtcactgccgatgtcattgtaactgttgtcattgtcactgccgatgtcattgtcactgttgtcattgtcactgttgatgtcactgccgatgtcattgtcactgttgtcattgccACTGTCgaagtcattgtcactgtcgatttCATTGTCACTgtggatgtcattgtcactgtcattgtcactgtcgatgtcattgtcattgtcaatgtcgatgtcattgtcattgtcaatgtcaatgtcattgtcattgtcactgtcgatgtcattgtaaccgtcgatgtcattgtcattgtcactgttgatgtcattgtcactgtcgatgtcattgtcactgttgtcattgtcactgtcattgtcactgttgatgttattgtcactgtcgatgtcattgtcactgacgatgtcattgtcactgttgtccttgtcactgttgatgacactgtcgatgtcattgtcactgtcattgtcactgtcgatgtcattgccactgtcattgtcactgtcgatgtcactgctgatgtcattgtcactgttgtcattgtcactgtcgatgtcattgtcaccgtCAAAGTCATttttgatgtcattgtcactgtcattgtcattgtcgatgtcattgtcactgttgatgtcactgtccatgtcattgtcattgtcactgttgatgttattgtcactgtcactgtcgatgtcattgtcattgtcaatgtcactgtcactgtcgatgtcattgtcactgttgatatcattGTCAcagtcgatgtcattgtcactgccgatgtcattgtaactgttgtcattgtcactgccgatgtcattgtcactgttgtcattgtcactgttgatgtcactgccgatgtcattgtcactgttgtcattgccACTGTCgatgtcactgccgatgtcattgtcactgttgtcattgccACTGTCgaagtcattgtcactgtcgatttCATTGTCACTgtggatgtcattgtcactgtcattgtcactgtcgatgtcattgtcattgtcaatgtcgatgtcattgtcattgtcaatgtcaatgtcattgtcattgtcactgtcgatgtcattgtaaccgtcgatgtcattgtcattgtcactgttgatgtcattgtcactgtcgatgtcattgtcactgttgtcattgtcactgtcattgtcactgttgatgttattgtcactgtcgatgtcattgtcactgacgatgtcattgtcactgttgtccttgtcactgttgatgacactgtcgatgtcattgtcactgtcattgtcactgtcgatgtcattgccactgtcattgtcactgttaatgtcattgtcactgtcattgtgattgtcactgttgatgttattgtcactgctgatgtcattgtcactgtcattgtcattgtcactgtcgatgtcatatTCACTGTcaatgtcactgtcactgtcattgtcactgtcgatgtcattatcactgttgatgtcattgtcactgtcattgtcacagtcgatgtcattgtaactgtggttgtcattgtcactgccgatgtcattgtcacttttgtcattgtcactgtcgatgtcactgccgatgtcattgtaattgttgtcattgtcactgtcgatgtcactgtcgatgtcatggTCACTGTCTATGTcattgtcgatgtcattgtcaccgtGCATGTCATtgccactgtcattgtcactgttgatgtcattgtcactgtcattgtgattgtcactggcgatgttattgtcactgccgatgtcattgccactgtcattgtcattgtcaatgtcgatgtcattgtcactattgatgttattgtcactgttgatgtcatttgTTCTGTcaccattcggagagcgcggcggggGTCcaggggggtgacccccaccctcagcaccCACCTCCATGCCTGGCAACCCAGCCCGCTCCATGGGGCCTTCTCTTGCCCAAAGCTGCAGCACCGCAGCCAAGCGACAGCAGGcatggcatctggactgtcgggtctcaggcaagggtctggtctgtgggaaccgacacgctggaggaaaactcgagagtctgagaggggagggagctccggaaggattccaggatgtcatttttga